From the Psychrobacter sp. P11F6 genome, the window AGAATCTATCTAACTGCGATTCAGGAAGTGGATAGACACCTGCTTGCTGCAAAGGATTTTGGGTCGCAATGACAAAAAACGGCTGCGGCAAAGGATAGGTTTGCCCATCTTGGGTGACTTGCCGTTCTTCCATCGCTTCTAGTAATGCGCTTTGCGTCTTAGGGCTAGAGCGATTAATCTCATCAGCGAGTAGCAGCTGAGTAAAAATAGGACCTGCTCGAAACTCAAATTGCTGTTTCTTTTGATCATAAATGCTCATGCCTAAGATATCTGCTGGCAGCATATCATTGGTGAACTGTACACGGCTAAAGCTCAAGCCTAATAATTGCGCCAAGCCTTGCGCCAATGTCGTCTTGCCCATACCCGGCAGATCTTGCAGTAACAAATGTCCACCTGCCAAAATACCACTCAGCGCAAGCTTAACCACTTGCGGCTTATCCAGCACTATTTGATTTAACTGCGCCATAAGTTGGGCAATTTTTTGCTGATTGTGACGACAGTCGGCAGCGCTAAAGGTCGACTTATGAATCACCTCTGCTGCTGATTGATGTGGTGTTGTAATGGCTCTATCGATGGCTGCGTGGGTCATAGTCAATTATTGGCTCATTTCTTATGGGATTAGTGTTTCTAGGGCGTGTTCTTATTTTAAAAATGGTGATAAAAATGAGATAAATGGCAGCCAAACAAGGAAAATAGCACTGATAATATCAAGATATTAACCAACTGTTTGACGTGGTTTGGCAAAATTCAACCATCTTTAGCCCATTTAGTCGCTTTCGTTTAGCTTGAGGACACGCCATAGATTGTCTATTGCTTTGAGTCATCTTCAGTTATCGGCGCGGCGGCACGAAGCGTTGACAGATAAGCGATGACATCTGCGCGTTCTTGCGCATCGGGCATCGGGTTTGATAGCATTTTTGAGTCTAGCATGGCTTTTTCTGCATCCGCAATATAAGGGTCGAGCGTTTGCGCATCCCATATCCAACCTGATGTTTTTAGCCCGTCACTATAGGTGTAATCTTCTAGCTCAGCGGCGGGTGCACCGTATATATTCATCAGCTGCGGACCTTTTTTGTTGAGCCCCGCATTCAGCTGATGACATTGACCACAAGCGTCTTGATAAATGATCGCGCCGCTATCAGCATCACCTTCCGTATAGAGTGGCAATGTCACAGCAGCACGATGATCCGGTGGCGTACTTTCTCCGCAAGCGCTGAGCAATAAAACAGCAGCAAATACACTGCTTATTTGATATTTATTAATGATGGGCATTTTCGGCAATCTTTGGTTAAGGAATGTCAGCTATAGGTGAACAATATAGATAATAAGGTAAGGGTCAAACACATGCAAAGTGGAACCCTCTTCACGTCTAAACAGCTGCTTGTAAAAACATGACGTTATTTATTGGGGCATATTAAGCCAATAAACAACGCTTATAGGACAGTTTGAGTAAAACTTTTGTAATGTATGACGATAAAGAATTTATGAACGATTAAGCCGTGTAGAATATTCCATAAATAGGCACTGTTGATAGTTGCATATCAAACGCACTCTCAATGACTTTAGGTCGCAACTTTTATCGTACTGCTGGGTTCTTCTAAATAATAGCCTTGTAAATAGCGCGCGCCCACGCTCCAAGCAACGGACATGGTTGCCGCATCTTCAATATAAGGCATCAATACGTCCACATTGACTTCATTCGTACGCATAATAAGTGATTTGACAGTTTCTAAATTGTCTGCTGAGTCAATGCCATCCACATAGCTGCGTGCTAAACGCACCATATATGGCTGCACAAAACTGACAATCTCTATGGATTTGGCAGAAGAACCGAAGTTATTGATACCCATCTGACAGCTGACTTGGCTAAGGGCGGCAAACTGTGTTTTTGCCACTGTAAGATGGTCTG encodes:
- a CDS encoding AAA family ATPase gives rise to the protein MTHAAIDRAITTPHQSAAEVIHKSTFSAADCRHNQQKIAQLMAQLNQIVLDKPQVVKLALSGILAGGHLLLQDLPGMGKTTLAQGLAQLLGLSFSRVQFTNDMLPADILGMSIYDQKKQQFEFRAGPIFTQLLLADEINRSSPKTQSALLEAMEERQVTQDGQTYPLPQPFFVIATQNPLQQAGVYPLPESQLDRFLLCLSLGYPSPTAERELLKGQDRRELLKNLDAVLDTEAVLLAQQGVKHVYVADVVLDYLQRLVAKTRASSEYHGLSPRGVLSLQRAAQAYAYVSGHMEVTPEDIQAVFAAVTDHRLGQRFVPAHVTGGQATQTIAQRILAEVAVIS
- a CDS encoding c-type cytochrome is translated as MPIINKYQISSVFAAVLLLSACGESTPPDHRAAVTLPLYTEGDADSGAIIYQDACGQCHQLNAGLNKKGPQLMNIYGAPAAELEDYTYSDGLKTSGWIWDAQTLDPYIADAEKAMLDSKMLSNPMPDAQERADVIAYLSTLRAAAPITEDDSKQ